Proteins encoded by one window of Acidipropionibacterium virtanenii:
- a CDS encoding circularly permuted type 2 ATP-grasp protein, translated as MESLLDGYPTSPLIHDELLDGDGVRPQCARLAGGFDRLGVEEVRSRAAYLASRYVDSGVTFDLGGTEKPFPLDIMPRIIEASEWDTISTGVAQRVYTLERFLGDVYGSGQVFDDGVVPRRLVVSSPNFVRQVAGFAPANGVRIHVAGIDLIRDGDGTMRVLEDNVRIPSGVSYVLTNRAAMAAGMPDIMRQHNVEPVDVYPSRLRAALEAAAPAGVSEPNVVVLTPGVYNSAYYEHSLLARTMGVPLVEGPDLVCRQGRVYVRTTSGLNRVDVIYRRVDDEFIDPVHFRPDSVLGAAGLVSAIANGAVTVANGIGNGVADDKLIYTYLPDLIRYYCGEEPVLPNVDSWRLEEPDSLAEVLDRLDELVVKPVDGSGGKGIIMGPECTAAQLDAARARLCADPRGWIAQPLVQLSTVPTFVDDRLRPRRVDLRPFAINDGDSIWVLPGGLTRVALREGQFIVNSSQGGGSKDTWVLGAPGARRPDRPPAIGIQAEAPPRQAEPRLAASGPMDQPDRSIWEAQQGQQQQTGPRSRPDRQDRADRRAEQGKPTC; from the coding sequence ATGGAGTCACTGCTCGACGGGTATCCGACCTCCCCGCTCATCCACGATGAGTTGCTGGACGGCGACGGCGTCCGTCCCCAGTGCGCCCGGCTGGCCGGGGGATTCGACCGGCTCGGCGTCGAGGAGGTGCGCTCCCGGGCCGCCTACCTGGCCTCCCGCTACGTCGACTCCGGTGTCACCTTCGATCTGGGCGGCACCGAGAAGCCCTTCCCCCTCGACATCATGCCGAGGATCATCGAGGCCTCCGAATGGGACACCATCAGCACCGGCGTGGCTCAGCGCGTCTACACCCTGGAGCGGTTCCTCGGCGACGTCTACGGCTCCGGCCAGGTCTTCGACGACGGCGTCGTGCCCCGCAGGCTGGTGGTCTCCTCGCCCAACTTCGTGCGCCAGGTGGCCGGCTTCGCCCCTGCGAACGGGGTGCGGATCCACGTCGCGGGGATCGATCTCATCCGCGACGGCGACGGCACCATGCGGGTCCTGGAGGACAACGTCCGGATCCCCTCGGGCGTCTCCTACGTCCTCACCAACCGGGCCGCGATGGCCGCCGGCATGCCCGACATCATGCGCCAGCACAATGTGGAGCCGGTCGATGTCTACCCCTCCCGGCTGCGCGCCGCGCTGGAGGCGGCCGCACCCGCCGGGGTCTCGGAACCCAATGTCGTGGTGCTGACCCCCGGCGTCTACAACTCGGCCTACTACGAGCACTCCCTGCTCGCCCGCACCATGGGCGTGCCACTGGTCGAGGGTCCCGATCTGGTGTGCCGCCAGGGCCGGGTCTACGTGCGCACCACATCCGGGCTCAACCGGGTCGACGTCATCTACCGCAGAGTCGACGACGAGTTCATCGATCCGGTGCATTTCCGCCCCGACTCCGTGCTGGGCGCCGCGGGCCTGGTGTCGGCGATCGCCAACGGCGCGGTGACGGTGGCCAACGGGATCGGCAACGGGGTCGCCGACGACAAGCTCATCTACACCTACCTGCCCGATCTCATCCGCTACTACTGCGGCGAGGAACCGGTGCTGCCCAATGTCGACTCCTGGCGGCTGGAGGAGCCCGACTCGCTCGCGGAGGTCCTCGACCGCCTCGACGAGCTCGTCGTCAAACCGGTCGACGGATCCGGAGGCAAGGGCATCATCATGGGCCCCGAGTGCACCGCCGCCCAGCTGGACGCCGCCCGCGCCAGGTTGTGCGCCGACCCGCGCGGATGGATCGCCCAGCCGCTCGTGCAGCTGTCCACCGTCCCCACCTTCGTCGACGACAGGCTGCGCCCCCGACGGGTCGACCTGCGGCCCTTCGCCATCAACGACGGGGACTCCATCTGGGTGCTGCCCGGCGGTCTCACCCGGGTGGCTCTGAGAGAGGGCCAGTTCATCGTCAACTCCTCCCAGGGCGGCGGATCGAAGGACACCTGGGTGCTCGGGGCGCCGGGGGCCCGCAGGCCCGACCGGCCGCCCGCCATCGGTATCCAGGCCGAGGCCCCGCCGCGCCAGGCCGAGCCGCGACTCGCGGCGTCGGGCCCCATGGACCAGCCCGACCGATCGATCTGGGAGGCCCAGCAGGGCCAGCAGCAGCAGACCGGGCCCCGGAGCCGGCCGGATCGCCAGGATCGGGCTGATCGCCGTGCAGAGCAGGGGAAGCCGACATGTTGA